Proteins encoded within one genomic window of Brachybacterium muris:
- a CDS encoding GlsB/YeaQ/YmgE family stress response membrane protein: MGLLWAIISWIIIGAIIGLIARAIMPGKQSMGLGLTIVLGVIGAIVGGFLGGLFGGDGISGIMNNPWSIGTILLAVIGALIVMVIYGLATGSRNRV; the protein is encoded by the coding sequence ATGGGTCTTCTCTGGGCCATCATTTCCTGGATCATCATCGGTGCCATCATCGGCCTGATCGCTCGCGCCATCATGCCGGGCAAGCAGTCGATGGGCCTCGGCCTGACCATCGTCCTGGGCGTCATCGGCGCCATCGTCGGTGGCTTCCTCGGCGGCCTGTTCGGTGGTGACGGCATCTCCGGCATCATGAACAACCCGTGGAGCATCGGCACCATCCTGCTCGCCGTCATCGGCGCGCTGATCGTCATGGTCATCTACGGCCTGGCCACCGGCAGCCGCAACCGCGTGTGA
- a CDS encoding IMPACT family protein — MSDLFVLAADVETELVERRSRFLTRLHRVTSVEQAEERIRAARTDHPDARHHCTALVIGATGTAAPVHRSSDDGEPSGTAGMPMLQALLHADLTDTLAVVIRYFGGVKLGAGGLLRAYTAGVEQAVAAATLLRRTELVVARLEVPLAEVGIAENAVRVWAGAHGAKAEPTEYTSRLARLDVLLDPPLLEDFAADVARWSSGRVRVTEAGRRDADVPMA, encoded by the coding sequence ATGTCCGATCTGTTCGTACTCGCCGCCGACGTCGAGACCGAACTGGTCGAGCGTCGCTCCCGCTTCCTCACCCGCTTGCACCGCGTCACCTCGGTCGAGCAGGCCGAGGAGCGCATCCGCGCCGCGCGCACCGATCACCCTGATGCACGCCATCACTGCACTGCCCTGGTCATCGGCGCCACGGGCACAGCCGCTCCTGTGCACCGCTCCAGCGATGACGGGGAGCCCTCCGGGACCGCCGGCATGCCGATGCTGCAAGCGCTGCTGCACGCTGATCTCACCGACACCCTGGCGGTGGTGATCCGCTACTTCGGTGGGGTGAAGCTGGGGGCGGGGGGTCTGCTGCGCGCCTACACCGCCGGGGTGGAGCAGGCCGTGGCGGCCGCGACCCTGCTGCGGCGCACGGAGCTCGTGGTGGCGCGCCTGGAGGTGCCGCTGGCTGAGGTGGGCATCGCCGAGAACGCGGTACGGGTGTGGGCCGGCGCCCACGGCGCAAAGGCGGAGCCCACCGAGTACACCTCCCGGCTCGCCCGGCTGGACGTGCTGCTGGACCCGCCGCTGCTCGAGGACTTCGCGGCCGATGTGGCCCGCTGGTCCTCCGGCCGCGTACGCGTCACCGAGGCAGGCCGCCGCGATGCGGACGTGCCCATGGCCTGA
- a CDS encoding FAD binding domain-containing protein, whose amino-acid sequence MRPFDYVRADDPAGAVAAIAERPGAAYLAGGTNLVDHLKLGITAPDLLVDLGRLDLADIEELPDGGLRVGAMVRNSDLAADPRVRRDHPMLSRALLSGASGQLRNAATTGGNLLQRTRCVYFQDPTTPCNKRAPGSGCSALGGYTRYHAILGASDACIATHPSDMAVALAALDATVVVLGCDGEKRLPLTTLHRLPGDEPERDTVLEHGDLITAVELPPPGRAARTRSTYRKIRDRASYAFALVSVAAVLELDPDAARPTILSARIALGGVAHAPWRARRAEQLLAGAPATRESFRRAAAAELEQARPVAGNEFKVTMAQGVMVSVLAELAGLDEENEEPRDE is encoded by the coding sequence ATGAGACCCTTCGACTACGTACGCGCGGACGACCCCGCCGGCGCTGTCGCCGCGATCGCCGAACGGCCCGGCGCGGCCTACCTCGCCGGCGGCACCAACCTCGTCGACCACCTCAAGCTCGGGATCACCGCCCCCGATCTGCTGGTCGACCTCGGCCGTCTCGACCTCGCGGACATCGAGGAGCTGCCGGACGGCGGCCTGCGCGTCGGCGCCATGGTCCGCAATAGCGATCTGGCCGCCGATCCGCGCGTGCGTCGCGACCACCCGATGCTCTCCCGCGCCCTTCTCTCCGGCGCCTCGGGCCAGTTGCGCAACGCCGCCACCACCGGCGGGAACCTGCTGCAGCGCACCCGTTGCGTCTACTTCCAGGACCCCACGACCCCCTGCAACAAGCGTGCCCCGGGCAGCGGCTGCTCGGCGCTCGGCGGATACACCCGCTACCACGCGATCCTCGGCGCCTCCGACGCGTGCATCGCCACCCACCCCTCCGACATGGCGGTCGCGCTCGCCGCCCTGGACGCGACCGTGGTGGTGCTGGGCTGCGACGGCGAGAAGCGTCTGCCCCTGACCACGTTGCACCGCCTTCCGGGGGACGAGCCCGAGCGCGACACTGTCCTCGAGCACGGCGACCTGATCACCGCCGTCGAGTTGCCCCCGCCGGGCCGCGCCGCCCGCACCCGTTCCACGTATCGCAAGATCCGCGACCGCGCCTCCTACGCCTTCGCCCTGGTCTCGGTCGCCGCGGTGCTCGAGCTCGACCCGGACGCCGCGCGGCCCACGATCCTCTCCGCAAGGATCGCCCTCGGAGGCGTCGCCCACGCCCCCTGGCGGGCTCGCCGCGCCGAGCAGCTCCTCGCCGGCGCCCCCGCCACCCGCGAGAGCTTCCGCCGGGCCGCGGCGGCCGAGCTCGAGCAGGCCCGGCCCGTCGCGGGCAACGAGTTCAAGGTGACGATGGCCCAGGGCGTGATGGTGAGCGTGCTCGCCGAGCTCGCCGGCCTGGACGAGGAGAACGAGGAGCCCCGTGATGAGTGA
- a CDS encoding DUF418 domain-containing protein codes for MSATEPVPARPRIREGCPDTQARPPRSLAPDLARGLMLALIAMANVPWFLWGQESGAFGIHVPARNALDTAIQVVMGLGVDGRSFPLFAFLFGYGMVQFFRSRIDRGLEHRTVRRMLRRRHWAMLLLGFLHALLLFLGDILGAYAIAGLLLVWIFFGRRDRTLLIWISAATALFALYSLGSTVSGLYLSSQPDILEAMDASGASFSMAAFRDIAHGESNYLLAAGLRVGMWAFSLPATALGFAVPVSIMLGWLAARHRVLDEPWNHMRLLRLTAAIGITIGWIGGLTRILGLMGILELPEALFWTFMGTEMISGVACGLGYAAAFGLLAAHLEGRTRPATSRTAAPAKAPEPAVRKRGLSPDARSALVASRSYGAPASPVTPVTRQVSAPVRAIAAVGQRSLTFYLFQSIIFAPLLAAWGFGLGQHLSTTASTALALGVWLISVLIAGWMASKDMRGPAERLLRRLTYGKQDAAAQAGAQPIAEATP; via the coding sequence GTGAGCGCCACCGAACCGGTCCCCGCACGCCCTCGTATCCGCGAGGGCTGCCCCGATACGCAGGCACGTCCACCTCGTTCCCTCGCGCCCGATCTCGCGCGCGGCCTGATGCTCGCCCTGATCGCGATGGCGAACGTGCCCTGGTTTTTGTGGGGCCAGGAGTCCGGGGCGTTCGGAATCCACGTGCCGGCCCGCAATGCCCTGGACACGGCGATCCAGGTGGTGATGGGCCTGGGGGTGGACGGCCGCAGCTTCCCGCTGTTCGCCTTCCTGTTCGGGTACGGCATGGTGCAGTTCTTCCGCTCCCGCATCGATCGCGGCCTCGAGCACCGCACCGTGCGGCGCATGCTGCGTCGCCGCCATTGGGCGATGCTGCTGCTGGGGTTCCTGCACGCCCTGCTGCTGTTCCTCGGCGACATCCTGGGGGCCTACGCGATCGCCGGGCTGCTGCTGGTGTGGATCTTCTTCGGACGGCGCGATCGCACCCTGCTGATCTGGATCAGCGCGGCGACGGCCCTGTTCGCCCTGTACTCCCTGGGCTCCACGGTCAGCGGCCTGTACCTGTCCAGCCAGCCGGACATCCTGGAGGCCATGGATGCCAGCGGTGCGAGCTTCTCGATGGCCGCCTTCCGCGACATCGCCCACGGGGAGTCGAACTACCTGCTCGCCGCCGGTCTCCGGGTGGGGATGTGGGCCTTCAGCCTGCCGGCCACGGCCCTCGGCTTCGCAGTGCCGGTGTCGATCATGCTCGGCTGGCTGGCGGCGCGGCACCGCGTGCTCGACGAGCCCTGGAACCACATGCGCCTGCTGCGCCTGACCGCGGCCATCGGGATAACGATCGGCTGGATCGGCGGCCTGACGAGGATCCTCGGGCTGATGGGGATCCTGGAACTGCCCGAAGCACTGTTCTGGACATTCATGGGAACCGAGATGATCTCCGGTGTGGCCTGCGGGCTGGGGTACGCCGCGGCCTTCGGGCTGCTGGCAGCGCACCTGGAGGGACGCACCCGTCCCGCGACGAGCAGAACCGCCGCGCCCGCCAAGGCCCCCGAACCGGCCGTGCGCAAGCGTGGCCTCTCCCCCGATGCCCGGTCCGCTCTGGTGGCCTCACGCTCCTATGGGGCCCCGGCATCACCGGTGACACCGGTGACACGGCAGGTGAGTGCCCCAGTGCGCGCCATCGCCGCAGTGGGGCAGCGTTCGCTCACCTTCTACCTGTTCCAGTCGATCATCTTCGCTCCCCTGCTGGCCGCCTGGGGCTTCGGCCTGGGACAGCACCTGTCCACCACCGCCTCGACCGCGCTGGCACTGGGGGTGTGGCTGATCTCGGTGCTGATCGCCGGATGGATGGCATCGAAGGACATGCGAGGCCCAGCTGAGCGTCTGCTGCGCCGCCTCACCTACGGGAAGCAGGATGCGGCGGCGCAGGCAGGGGCTCAGCCGATCGCCGAGGCGACGCCGTAG
- a CDS encoding (2Fe-2S)-binding protein has product MGHPVHLIVDGQPHDLTVDPRTTLLDALRDHLGNMSPKKGCDHGQCGACTVLVDGRRLNSCLLLAVSLDGAEVLTSNGLATDGELSALHTAFLEQDAFQCGYCTPGQICSATGVLREAAEGHPSVVTEDHGHDHPIELTEDEIRERMSGNLCRCGAYVNIVAAVQQAAGASAANEGTDR; this is encoded by the coding sequence ATGGGCCATCCAGTCCACCTCATCGTCGATGGCCAGCCGCATGACCTGACCGTCGACCCGCGCACCACCCTGCTCGACGCGCTGCGGGACCACCTGGGGAACATGTCCCCGAAGAAGGGCTGCGACCACGGCCAGTGCGGCGCCTGCACCGTGCTGGTCGACGGGCGGCGGCTGAACTCCTGCCTGCTGCTGGCCGTGTCCCTCGACGGCGCGGAGGTGCTCACCTCAAACGGCCTCGCCACCGACGGCGAGCTCTCCGCCCTGCACACTGCTTTCCTCGAGCAGGATGCCTTCCAGTGCGGCTACTGCACCCCCGGGCAGATCTGCTCCGCGACCGGTGTGCTCCGCGAGGCGGCCGAGGGGCACCCCAGCGTGGTCACCGAGGACCACGGCCACGACCACCCGATCGAGCTCACCGAGGACGAGATCCGCGAGCGCATGAGCGGTAACCTGTGCCGCTGCGGCGCGTACGTCAACATCGTCGCCGCCGTCCAACAGGCTGCCGGGGCGAGCGCCGCGAACGAGGGGACGGACCGATGA
- the nrdF gene encoding class 1b ribonucleoside-diphosphate reductase subunit beta → MNDHLKTSVQAINWNRIPDPKDQEVWDRLTGNFWLPEKVPLSNDIPSWGRLTEQEQTLVMRVFTGLTLLDTVQGTVGAVSLIPDAVTPHEEAVYTNIAFMESVHAKSYSQIFSTLSSTKQIDEAFRWSEFNEPLQKKAKIVMSYYQGDDPEKRKVASTLLESFLFYSGFYLPMHYSSHGELTNTADIIRLIIRDEAVHGYYIGYKFQKALEKASPERRAEMKDYTFSLLMELYDNEEEYTEDLYDPVGWTEEVKTFLRYNANKALMNLGYEGLFPSEATEVNPAILASLSPNADENHDFFSGSGSSYVMGKAVETEDDDWDF, encoded by the coding sequence GTGAACGACCACCTGAAGACGTCTGTCCAGGCGATCAACTGGAACCGGATCCCCGATCCCAAGGACCAGGAGGTATGGGACCGCCTGACCGGCAACTTCTGGCTGCCGGAGAAGGTGCCGCTGTCCAACGACATCCCCTCCTGGGGCCGTCTGACCGAGCAGGAGCAGACCCTGGTGATGCGGGTGTTCACCGGCCTCACCCTGCTGGACACCGTCCAGGGCACCGTCGGCGCCGTCTCCCTCATCCCCGATGCGGTCACCCCGCACGAGGAGGCGGTGTACACCAACATCGCGTTCATGGAGTCGGTGCACGCGAAGTCCTACAGCCAGATCTTCTCGACCCTCTCGAGCACCAAGCAGATCGACGAGGCCTTCCGCTGGAGCGAGTTCAACGAGCCGCTGCAGAAGAAGGCCAAGATCGTCATGAGCTACTACCAGGGCGATGACCCGGAGAAGCGCAAGGTGGCCTCCACCCTGCTGGAGTCCTTCCTGTTCTACTCCGGCTTCTACCTGCCCATGCACTACTCCAGCCACGGCGAGCTCACCAACACCGCCGACATCATCCGGCTGATCATCCGTGACGAGGCCGTGCACGGCTACTACATCGGCTACAAGTTCCAGAAGGCACTGGAGAAGGCCTCGCCCGAGCGTCGTGCCGAGATGAAGGACTACACCTTCTCGCTGCTCATGGAGCTGTACGACAACGAGGAGGAGTACACCGAGGATCTCTACGACCCGGTGGGCTGGACCGAGGAGGTCAAGACCTTCCTGCGGTACAACGCCAACAAGGCGCTGATGAACCTGGGCTACGAGGGCCTGTTCCCCTCCGAGGCCACCGAGGTGAACCCGGCGATCCTTGCCTCGCTGTCGCCGAACGCGGATGAGAACCACGACTTCTTCTCCGGCTCCGGCTCCAGCTACGTGATGGGCAAGGCTGTGGAGACCGAGGACGACGACTGGGACTTCTGA